GACAATTACATTTAACTCTCAATAAGGTAGAAATGACCTTGAAAGTCAGCACTAGCAAAACATGCACTTAAGTTTGTTTAACAATAAGAGGAATAATCCTTCATATTTGAAGATAACATTTTTGTTCACAAAAATATTCCCAAATTCATTTCCCACACTCTAGTGAGCAACCACTGCATGATATGGCAGCAGGGACTGCGTTTGACAGCTGCCCTGAATGCAGGGATctcttcttgtctcagcctttGACGAGCCATTCATTCAATTCATCTGCACCAAAAAATGCATGAGAATTCATTGTGTCTTCACGAGAGAGAGTCTCATCTGAAGGGACTTATTCTTGGTATCATGTAAATGAAATTCTTATATGGCCCCCATCTCCTGAATATCAATTgtcaaagtaaataaaactaaGTTATTCCTTGTAAAATACAGACCATACATTATGCCACATGAAGACTATCTGTTCCCTAATTGAAATGTTATGAGGAAAATTAAGTAAGAACAAAGCTGGGAATTGAGAAGCTATGCAATGGGTGTAAGTCTTGGCACAATACATGATCTCTGAGCCAAGGAAGGGAATAAACCTTCtgcattttgtgagaccaacatgaAGCAACTAAAGAAACTAAAATCTCGTGTTTCCAGGGAAATCAGAAGAacataagaaaggagaaaagtagAACTTGTGCATTCATAGAAGCCATGATAGACAGAGGTTGGTGCTTTTGGTCCTGAGCTGATACAAGCTAAGCATTCACTTATGGAAGGATTGATTAATCATGGCCctgagagaaatagaaaagtcaGGCACCTGGGTCACCTTCTTGGGACCTCCAACCCAGCATGGGAGTGGTAGAAATACATCTGATGAGCTACCTATGTAGATTTCCATGACAGATGCCAACTTCTGAGACTGTGAATCTAAAATGTTCTGAAGACTTGGCTAAGAGACAAAGGCCACTTACTGTGATCATTGTTCAGTGATGAAATAAAGGAGAGGAGTACTAGGACATTCTCTTTGACTAACATTAGCTATGCAAGATGAATAAGCTCAGCATGTCTACTGTATAGTAATGTGACTACAGTTAAAAATACTTTATCGTGTACCTGAAATTTGCTCAGAAGTTATATCTTAAATGCTcacatcataaaaataaaaaggaaatggtaTCTATGTGAGCTAATAAAGATGTAattcacaatgtatatatatatatatatatatatatatatatatatcagagcATCACCTTGTATACCtgaaatatgaataatttttatttgtcagttattcCTCAGTACAGCTAGGAAAAAAAGTAGTTGATCtgttaattattataaaaatattcttatcgTCAACATTAAAATTAGGAATTTTCtgaacaaaaaaacagcaatataTTCTGGGTGGCCTACTCTATGATGCATATTTGCTAAATGCTTTGCGTACATTAATTCTTTAGCAAACTTTCAAAATGGGTATTAATGTTCTCATCATAGAGATGAGACAACTGAGGCTAAGAGAGTTAACACAACGTCATAGTTTAGTTTCTCTCAGAAGAGACACTGAGGAAAAGATTCTAGTGAAAGTAGTTTATTCGGAAGTGCAGATTACACTGGTAGGGATTGTATAATGTATACATTATAatgtaagtatatgtatatagtatacacattatatacattataatgtAAGTATATGTCTATAGTATATGTATAAAGTAAGTATAATGTATGTAATGTATATCTTAAATGTTCACAGAAAATGGTACACTATTAAGCCAGTATCACAGTGACCAACTAAAGCTTAAATTAAAGGGAAAACTATCAGAAATGATGAAAAAGATACAGCTAGAATTATCCTACTTCAGGAATGAGGAAGCTAGAGTCTTCATAAATCAGCACTCCAGAATCATTGGTTGagtgtttttctctgtgtgtcaTGCACAGGTGACATGACTTTCTACAGCTGCAATACAAGAGTCCTTAGGCACCGAGATGCAGATTCTGGCAGATGGAAATTATTCCAAGCACACTAAGATTCAAGTTATATGGGTGCAGTCGTGAAAACTTTTCTACAATCTACAATTAGCTCCACTCAAGTCAGATCTTTGCTACTTAAATGTCATGGACAGCCACAAGctctaaaagaaggaaaaagaggaggagaggaggaggagaaagagaagggacaggagaggagaggagaaggaaagagaaaagaaaaaagagagaaaaaagaggaagaaagaaagagagaaagcaagaaagcaagcaagagagagagagggagaaggaaagaaggaggaagggagggagggagggaggaaagagaaagtaagTATATCAGacgaaaaaaggaaggaagaagaaaaggaaaagaaaggagaggaagtaaGATATAAAATGAAAGTCAACGAAATAAGCTGCACTTACTGCTGCTATTTGCACCTGAGATTCATGAACTCCGTTAATTACCATCAGTTCTATTCTCCCTTCACCCCTGGCCAGCACTCCTGTTGGTCTAGAACTGCCTGATGGAATACCTCAGAACTTCCTTCCTGAAGTGTCTGAGCCAAGTCTAGTTACTATACCATTGTCCACTGTGAttgttgtttttacttatttgtgaTTATTACTGGGCATGGACACACTATGAGATTCTCCAGTGTTACAGGTTAATTTgtgtccctcaaaattcatattcaaatagaatcattttaaatgttatataataaGGCAAGGTCATATTGGAAACAATCGGGCTCGTGATTAAATATGACTGATGTCTATATAGAAGGGGGAAATTCACAGACAGCATGCAGATAGTAGAAAAATGTTGTCAAACACACATGGAAATGATAGACATCTGCAAGTCAAGGAGAGAGCTGGAAtttccctcacagccctcagatgAAAACAACATTTCCTGacacatacacatcatggaatattatgcaaccataaaaaagatgacTTCATGTctcttgcagggacatggataaagctggaaaccatcattcttagcaaaataacacaagaacagaaaaccaaatactgtctGTTCTCACTCATtcgtaggagttgaacaatgagaacagatggacacagggaggggagcatcacacaccaggacctgtcagggggtaggaggggtaggggagagatagcattaggagaaatacctaatgtagataacaagttaatgggtgcagcaaacaaccatgatatgtgtatacctatgtaacaaacctgcacattctgcacttgtaccccacaacttaaactataaatttttttttaaaaaaagaaaggaaacaacattgccaacaccttaattttagaCTAGTAGCCTTCGGAACTGTGACAAAACAAATTTAAGTCGCTTTGTTTGCAGTAATTTGTTTATGGCAGTGCTAGTAAATTAATATACTCAGTAAATCTCCTGAGCTATATTCTCCTACAATAGGTGGCATGAGGATAATTACTCCTCACCAAATAGTACTCCTTTCTCTGTCTGCTGGTCTGCTGACATGAAGAGTCCAAAATGACTAAGCAATAACGATTACTTTTGATTATGCCAAAGATACAGAGACACAAATACCATAACTTTTATtcacatgaaaattttaaaaagctaaaatttatCTAATGGATTACAACTTGATAGAGTGATTAGCTGTTTTGGGGAATGAGTAAGAGAACATAATTGGGAAAGAAGGGGATTAATTTCTATTTCCTAACCTCATAATGGGGACATGGGTGTGTTTACAACATAATGCTGtatcaaattagaaattaataatttgCATTCTTCTGAAATGAATGGTatacctgaaaaatattttaaacatgtcaGAACTCCAAGTTGAATCAGGTATCATCTCAACTCATCTAATTCCTTCATTcaaaggaaacagagagagagagagaagacataaCACTAACTGTGTAGTAACCAGGGTTAGGGCTAGAACCACAGCTCATGCTGGTTGGCCTGAATCTAAAGCAATTATGTCATAGAAAGTGCTACATTCTCATTCTGGTAATCCCCACACTCGCAGACAAGTCAGAATGAGTGGTCACCCCAGGGCATAGATTGCTTGATGCTGCCAAAATCCCAGTGGATTTCTCTTTGCATCCACCTACGCTCGATTGGCTCTGCCACATGCATGGAACACACTGTGCCAGACATTTCCCAAGTGACGTTCACAGAACCGAAAAACACAGGTGGTATAGGTTGCAGAGAGATGCCTGCTAGTCTTGAATTAGAATTTGGTTGGTGAATAGTCTTGGGCCCAGGCATGGATTCATTTTGTCACTGTAAATATATCGGCATCATGCTTCTCCCCACAGACACTCCCCAGTCTACACACAGCCAAACATGAGGCTGGGCGAGAGAACTTCATGAGTATTCCTGGTCACCAGGAATGATCACATGACCAGAAGATGGTCAGAGCAAGAGTGATGCTGATGATGAGACCTCATTCCTTTTATCTGAAACAACAATTCCATGAATAATTCACAATTAAGAAACAGATTAAATCCTTACTTTCAAAAGATTCATAAGAGTTCAGAAACAACTTCCCCTTTGACAATCCCAAACAGACTGTGGAAAACAATGTAAACAGCAACAAGGAAAAGTACTGTTGATTGGTGGAAACTTTGAAGGCCAGATGTATAAAAGGCCCAGATTGGAGGGAGTCACCAGATTCTGGGAAACTCACCTCTGAACAGGAACTCACCCTCCACCCCTGACACTATGACTTACTGCTGCTCCCCTTGCTGCCAGCCTACGTGCTGCAGGACCACCTGCTGCAGGACCACCTGCTGGAAGCCCACCTGTGTGACCAGCTGCAGCAGCACACCCTGCTGCCAGCCCTCCTGCTGTGTGTCCAGCTGCTGCCAGCCTTGCTGCCACCCAACTTGCTGTCAAAACACCTGCTGCAGGACCACCTGCTGCCAGCCCACCTGTGTGACCAGCTGCTGCCAGCCTTCCTGCTGCAGCACACCCTGCTGCCAGCCCACCTGCTGTGGGTCCAGCTGCTGTGGCCAAACCAGCTGTGGGTCCAGCTGTGGCCAGACTAGCTCCTGTGCACCTGTGTACTGCAGCAGAACCTGCTACCACCCCACATGTGTCTGTCTGCCTGGTTGCCTAAACCAGAGCTGTGGATCCAGCTGCTGCCAGCCTTCTTGCTGGTGATTAACTCCCAAGAGAACCACCATCCTCACACAACAGCTCTCTGCTCAACCAACTTATCTTTTGGTGGACCAATTTACTTTGCTGCTGGCAACCATGCTCTCGTCCACATTTTTATGAATTCTCTACATGTTGAAAATCTTGTCAATCAGCTTGTGGGAGGTCAGAGTACTTCATCCTGATTCTCTTTTTCCTTACGCCTTGTGGTTCATGTGCCAGCCTCATGTGTTCTCAATTTAGAGTCATGGTTTCAGCTTTGATTCTAACATCAAGAGCTTCATTCTCTTCCCCTAAGAAACTTAAGTTTCTGCAACTGATCAAGAATCTTcacaattatgttttcttttcaatgtACTCATGATTCTTGtaccctcctttcttcttttagtGATCACTTTGGGTTATCTCCCTAGAAGCAGGGATTCTTACctatatatttcttaataaataaattcagaaccATTCTTCATCTCATATGGtgtcttgtattattttaaagcattcctGACACGGAGtttacacacacatcacacactaTATGTATTACCCAATTTGATTCTCAAAATAGACAGTCATGTTTTATTGCCTCCATCTTCCAACTGCGAAAATTTTAATGTGTGATGTTATGTAGCTAACAGTGGACAGACTCAGAACCAAGGTTGCGTCTTCTCTTTCTGTCCAAAGCCCTTACATttaactctcaataaagtaggaaTGACATTGGAACCCAGCACTAGCAAGTTAGGCACTTGAGTTTACCTCACAAGGGAAAAAAACGACCTCTAGTATTTGGCAAGAGACAACATTTTGGTTCACAAAGGTCTTCCCAAATTAGTTTCCCACAGGTCAATGAGGAACAGCTACATGGTACAGCAGCAGGGGCTGCATTTAGCAGCTGCCCTGAATGCAAGGATTCTACTTTGTCTCAGCCTATACCAGCCAATCGTTCAATTCACCTGCATTAAagtgaatttttaactttttttaaggttcaggggtatgtgtgcaggtttattttatagttaaattGTGTGTTgcagggtttggtgtacagattacttTGTCACCTAGATAATAAGCATAATACCCAAGAACCAGTTTTTTGATTCTcattctcctcccaccctccagccacaaataagtcccagtgtctgtttttcccctctttgtgttcatATGCATTCAATGTTTGGCTCCCACtgttaagtgagaacatgtggtttttggttttacattcctgtgttagttcccttgggataatggcctccagctccatctgtgttgctgcaaaggatacgatctcattcttttttaatgtctgtatagcattcctttgggtatatacccaataattggattgctgggtcaaacaatAACTGTAAGTTCTTTGAGAGATCccaaaactgctttccacaatggttaaactaatgtgcagtctcaccaacagtgtataagtgtttttttttctacaaaacattggcagcatcttttatttttggactttagtaatagccattctgactctTGTCAGAGGGTATCTCATTGCGGATTTAACATGaatttatctaatgatcagtgatgttggtTATTTGTTCACATGCTTTTTGGCCacttgaaaagtgttcatgtccttttacCACTTTCTAATAAGATTGTggataaattctggatattaggcctttgttggatgcatagtttacaaatattctcatcatcactgatcattagagaaatgtaagctaaaaccacaatgagataccatctcatgccagtcagaatggtgattattaaaaagtcaggaaacaacagatgctggtgaggctgtggagaaatagaaatgcttttatgctgttggtggaattgtaaattcgttcaaccactgtggaagacagtgtggaaattcctcaaggatctaaaaccagaaataccatttgactcagcaatgcCACTACTAGGTAGAtccccaaaggaatataaatgatactactataaaaacatatgcacatatatgtttattgtagcactatttacaatagcaaagacttggaaccatcccaggtactcatcaatgatagactggataaagaaaatgtggcacatatacaccatggaacgttatgcagccacacacacaaaaaaagagatcgtgtcctttgcagggacatggatgaagctggaagccatcattctcagcaaactaacacaagaacagtaaaccaaacaccacatgttctccctcataagtggaagttgatcaatgagaacacatgcacacaaggaagggagcatcacacaccagggcctgtcagagggtagGGGGCaaaaggagggagagcattaggacaaatatctaacaTGCTGGGCTTAagacctagatgatgggttgataggtgcagcaaacaaccatggcatttgtatacctatgtaacaagcacGCACATTCTCCATATGCATCccagaagttaaaagaaaaaaagttagttGACCTAGTTATTTGTTATAAACATATTCTTATcatcaatattaaaattagtttagGAATTTTCTAGATAGAAAAGAACTAATATGTTTTCAGTTGCCTATTATCTGATGGATATTGACTAAATCTTTTATGTACATTATGATTAATTCTTAAACTTTCAAAACAGGCATTAGTGTTCCAAACATagacatgaggaaactgaggctaagagaagTAATGTAATGTCATAGTTTGGTTTTTCTCAGAAGATACTCTGAGAAAAAGGTTCCAATGCATGTAGTGTATCAGGAAGTGCAGATCACACCAGGAGGGATTATGGAAGTGATACAGAAAAGGGTAGACTATGATGTCAGCATGACAGAGATCGACTGAAGCTTAAGCTAAAGGGAAATTTATCAGAAATGatgaaaaacacacaaatcaGAATTGTCCTACTTCAGGAATGAGAAAGCTGGAGTCTTCATAAATCCACTCTCCAGAATCATTAGTTGAATATTTTTCTCCCTCTAGCATGTACAGGTGACATAACTTTCTGTATTTGCAATACAAGAGCCCTAAGGGACagagaagcagatgctggcagaTGAAAATTGGTCCGAGCACACTAGGTTTCATGATAAACAGGTGTGGTAATGAAGACCAGTCTATGATCTACCATTTGCTCCACTCAAATCCAATCTTTGCTTCTTAAATTTGGTGGACAATCATGAACcttagaagaaagaggaaaaggaggaggaagaggagaaacagaaggtgagagaggagaaaaaaactaagaaagaaatgagaacaataaaaaatacagaggaagaaagagagcgagagagaataagaaaggaagaaagaaagaaagaaagaaagaaagaaagaaagaaagaaagaaagaaagaaaaagaaagaaagaaagaaaggaaggaaggaaggagggagggagggaagaaaggaaggaaggaaggaaggagagagaaagaaagaaatgcaaagaaaggaaaagaagagaaaagatactGCTGCTGTAATGAGTTAATTCTGAGATTTATAATCTCCATCAGTTTCCACCAGTTCTATATTCCCTTCACCCCTGGCCAGCACTCTGGTTGATGTAGATAATTGCCTGAAGGAGTAGCTCAGAACTTCCTGACTAATGGATCTGACTCTCTAGCTACTAAACCATTGTCCAGCTGTGGTTGCTTCTGTTACTCATTTGTGTGTATCACTGTGTATGGATTCACTATAAGATACTCCCgggttatgggttgaattgtgtccccaagAATTTATATTCAAATAGGGTCATTTAAATGCAATATGTTAAGATGAGGTGATATTGGGATAAATTGTGCCTCTGattcaatatgactgatgtcTGTATGAAAAGGGAGAATTAAAACAGGATGCATAGAGAGGGAAGATGATGTAAGAGACATATGGAGAAGATAGATATCCACAGGTCAAGGAGAGCAACCTGGAACAGGCacttccctcacagccctcagaggAAAACAGCAttgccaacaccttaattttagccttcagaactgtgagaacgTAAATTTAAGCCACTTGTCATAGTTTTTCATGGCAGtgtaataaattaatatatccaGTAAATCTCTTGAGTTCCAGATACATTCTCCCTACACTATATGGCTTTGTGAAAATTATCCCTCATGAAATAGTAACTCCTTTATCTATCTGCTGCTGGTCTGACATGAAGGGTCCAAATGACCAGGTTATAATTGCTGCTTTTGATTACGCCAAAAACACAATGAAGCAAAttctataatttacatacaagtcaaagaaaaagccaaaactgacCTTCAGGATTATAACTTGATAGAGTGACTAGCTACCTTTgaagacaaatgagaaaatatattggagggaattaaattaatttctattttgtaaaCTGGTAATGGAGACCTAGATGTATTTACAATATAATATATGAAGATATGAATTAATAATTTGCATTCTTCTGAAACAAATGGTATAacttaaaaagttttaaacatgGAAGACCTCAAAGAGAAATCAGGTATCATCTGAACTCATCTAATCTCCTCattgaaaacagagagagagatgccaATGACCGTCCCAGTAGCCTGGGTTAGGGCTAGAGCCAAAGTTATGTCACAGTAACTCCCACTCTTACATTTTCTTGCTGGTAAGCCCCTCAGACCCAGGCAAATCAGGATGAATGCTCACCCCAGCATGTAGATTGCTTGAGGCTTTGTGAATTCCAGTGAACTCCTCCTCTTTCTACCTGTCTGCTTTGGTTCCACACTGCCTCCTAGAGCACGTTGTGCTGAACCCCCTCTTTCCAAGAGGCTTCATAGAACTGGAAGAAACAGGTAAAGTAAGCTGTACAGAGAGAGATACCTGTTAGTATTGAATCAGACTTTGGTGGGTAAACAGTCTTGGTCCCAAGCATGGATTCAATTCATCACTGTGAATATACCAGCATCATGGCTTTGTGAAAATTATCCCTCACGAAATAGTATCTCCTCACAGATGCTTTGCAGTCTACATACAACCAAAGGATGAGGCTGGACAGAGAGAACTTCCTGAGCCTCCCTGGTCACCAGGAACTATCACATGACAAGATGATGGTCAGAGCAGGAAGCAGGCTGTTGATGAAACTGCCTTCCTTTTACTTAAAACAACATTTCTATGAGTAATTCACAAGTAAGAAACAGATTAAACTCTTACTTTCAAAAGATTCATAGCATTTAGTAAATGACTTCCTCTTTGATAATCCCAAACTGACTATAGAAAACAATGTAAACAGCAACAATGAGAAGTCCTGCTGATTGGTGGAAACGTTGGAGGCCAGATGTATAAAAGGCCCAGATTGGAAGGAGTCATCAGATTCTGGGAAACTCACCTCTGAACAGGAGCCCACCATCCACCCCTGACACCATGACCCACTGCTGCTCCCCTTGCTGCCAGCCTACGTGCTGCAGGACCACCTGCTGCAGGACCACCTGCTGGGAACCCACCTGTGTGACCAGCTGCAGCAGCACACCCTGCTGCCAGCCCTCCTGCTGTGTGTCCAGCTGTTGCCAGCCCTGCTGCCACCCATCATGCTGTCAAAACACTTGCTGCCAGCCAACCTGTGTGTCCAGTTGTTGCCAGCCCACCTGTGTGACCACCTGCTGCCAGCCTACCTGTGCGACCAGCTGCT
This is a stretch of genomic DNA from Saimiri boliviensis isolate mSaiBol1 chromosome 17, mSaiBol1.pri, whole genome shotgun sequence. It encodes these proteins:
- the LOC101027948 gene encoding uncharacterized protein LOC101027948 encodes the protein MTYCCSPCCQPTCCRTTCCRTTCWKPTCVTSCSSTPCCQPSCCVSSCCQPCCHPTCCQNTCCRTTCCQPTCVTSCCQPSCCSTPCCQPTCCGSSCCGQTSCGSSCGQTSSCAPVYCSRTCYHPTCVCLPGCLNQSCGSSCCQPSCW